In Diceros bicornis minor isolate mBicDic1 chromosome 24, mDicBic1.mat.cur, whole genome shotgun sequence, the following are encoded in one genomic region:
- the CGRRF1 gene encoding cell growth regulator with RING finger domain protein 1 has protein sequence MAAVFLVTLYEYSPLFYIAVVFTCFVVTTGLVLGWFGWDVPVILRNSEETQFNARVFKKQMRQVKNPFGLEITNPSSASLTTGITLTTDCLEDSLLTCYWGCSVQKLYEALQKHFYCFRISTPQALENALYSEYLHQEQYFIKKDSKEEIYCQLPRDTKIEDFGTVPRSRYPLVALLTLADEDDREIYDIISMVSVIHIPDKTYKLSCRILYQYLLLAQGQFHDLKQLFMSANNNSTPSSNSSSEDKSTDQSLLEKSGLSEGGAEPPEENSRDCVVCQNGPVNWVLLPCRHACLCDGCLRYFQQCPMCRQFVQESFALCSQKEQDKDTLKTL, from the exons ATGGCTGCCGTGTTTCTAGTAACGCTCTACGAGTACTCGCCGCTCTTCTACATCGCGGTGGTCTTTACCTGCTTCGTCGTGACCACCGGCCTGGTATTAGGATG GTTTGGTTGGGATGTTCCAGTAATTTTGAGAAATTCAGAAGAGACCCAGTTCAACGCAAGAGTTTTCAAAAAGCAAATGAGACAAGTCAAGAATCCTTTTGGCTTAGAGATCACTAATCCGTCTTCAGCTTCACTTACAA CTGGCATAACTTTGACAACAGATTGCCTTGAAGATAGCCTCCTTACATGCTACTGGGGGTGCAGTGTTCAGAAACTATATGAAGCTCTGCAGAAGCACTTTTATTGCTTCCGAATAAGCACCCCCCAAGCACTGGAAAATGCTTTGTATAGCGAGTATCTCCATCAGGAACAGTATTT tattaaaaaggacagcaaagaagaaatatattgcCAGTTACCAAGAGATACTAAAATTGAAGACTTTGGTACAGTGCCCAGATCTCGCTATCCACTGGTAGCGCTGTTGACCCTAGCTGATGAGGATGACCGAGAAATTTATGATATT atttccaTGGTGTCAGTAATTCATATTCCTGATAAGACTTATAAGCTGTCCTGTAGAATATTATATCAATATTTACTCCTGGCTCAAGGTCAATTTCACGATCTTAAG CAACTTTTCATGTCTGCAAATAATAATTCCACTCCCTCCAGTAATTCCTCTTCAGAAGACAAAAGCACAGACCAAAGTCTGCTGGAAAAGTCTGGCCTCTCTGAGGGTGGGGCGGAGCCTCCCGAGGAGAACAGCAGGGACTGCGTGGTCTGCCAGAACGGGCCTGTGAACTGGGTGCTCTTGCCGTGTCGGCATGCGTGCCTGTGTGACGGCTGCCTCAGGTATTTTCAGCAGTGCCCAATGTGCAGGCAGTTTGTGCAGGAATCTTTTGCACTTTGTAGTCAAAAGGAGCAAGATAAAGACACACTGAAAACTCTTTGA